A genome region from Streptomyces sp. NBC_01296 includes the following:
- a CDS encoding GNAT family N-acetyltransferase translates to MSTAHPTALNFRSAVEADVPELVALVESAYRGDASRAGWTTEADVLEGQRTDPEGVRAIIDSADSVLLVVERAGGLVACCQLEHRGDHVYFGMFAVRPGLQGGGLGKEILAEAERRARETWDAKEMRMTVVNVREELIAYYVRRGYRRTGELSPFPYGNERFGVPLRDDLAFELLVKPL, encoded by the coding sequence ATGTCGACCGCCCACCCCACCGCCCTGAACTTCCGCAGTGCCGTAGAAGCGGACGTGCCGGAACTGGTGGCGCTCGTCGAGTCGGCCTACCGCGGGGACGCCAGCCGCGCCGGCTGGACCACCGAGGCGGACGTCCTGGAGGGGCAGCGCACCGACCCCGAAGGGGTCCGCGCGATCATCGACTCCGCCGACAGCGTCCTGCTCGTCGTCGAGCGCGCGGGCGGGCTCGTCGCCTGCTGCCAGCTCGAACACCGGGGCGACCACGTCTACTTCGGGATGTTCGCGGTCCGCCCGGGGCTGCAGGGCGGCGGCCTCGGCAAGGAGATCCTCGCCGAGGCGGAGCGCCGCGCCCGCGAGACCTGGGACGCCAAGGAGATGCGGATGACGGTGGTGAACGTACGGGAGGAGCTCATCGCCTACTACGTGCGCCGCGGCTACCGGCGCACCGGCGAGCTGAGCCCCTTCCCGTACGGCAACGAGCGCTTCGGCGTCCCGCTCCGCGACGACCTGGCCTTCGAGCTGCTGGTCAAGCCGCTGTAG
- a CDS encoding LVIVD repeat-containing protein — protein MTSKHTTRVRHRSLGAAVAAAGLLATLFAAGPAAATPDPGDLSPGGAGSASSAQGADPAAGRELAPGEIPGQDEIVHSANVRHLANIPSTYPGVINTDLAFQGKYAYAGNYNGFTIYDIADPKAPKAVSQVLCPGGQNDVSVQGDLLFLSTDSSRSDDSCNSVSQPATEKSSWEGIKIFDIKDKKNPKYIKSVETNCGSHTHTLVPGERDIYLYVASYSPNEAFPDCQPPHDGISVIKVPKKNPTQAAVVAFPVLFPDGGNPGAPTNPGVTKTTGCHDITVLPSKKLAAGACMGDGILFDISKPEQPRVIDRVQDNVNFAFWHSATFNEKADKVVFTDELGGGGGPTCNEATGPNRGADGIYDITGRGDQRKLVFRSYFKIPRMQADTENCVAHNGSLIPVGGGRDIMVQAWYQGGVSVWDFTDSARPKEIGYFERGPLTTDQLGLGGSWSAYYYNGHIYSNDIAKGLDVLRIDDWRTEGAKWVRMDRLNVQTQPEYH, from the coding sequence GTGACCTCGAAGCACACCACCAGAGTGCGGCACAGGAGTCTGGGGGCGGCCGTGGCCGCGGCCGGGCTGCTCGCCACGCTGTTCGCGGCCGGTCCCGCGGCCGCCACCCCCGATCCGGGGGACTTATCGCCCGGCGGCGCAGGCAGCGCCTCGTCCGCGCAGGGTGCGGACCCGGCCGCGGGCCGCGAACTCGCTCCCGGCGAGATCCCCGGCCAGGACGAGATCGTGCACAGCGCGAACGTCAGGCACCTGGCCAACATCCCGAGCACCTACCCGGGCGTCATCAACACCGACCTGGCCTTCCAGGGCAAGTACGCCTACGCCGGCAACTACAACGGCTTCACGATCTACGACATCGCCGATCCCAAGGCCCCGAAGGCCGTCAGCCAGGTGCTCTGCCCCGGCGGCCAGAACGACGTCTCCGTCCAGGGGGACCTGCTCTTCCTCTCCACCGACTCCTCGCGCAGCGACGACTCCTGCAACAGCGTCTCGCAGCCCGCGACGGAGAAGTCCTCGTGGGAGGGCATCAAGATCTTCGACATCAAGGACAAGAAGAACCCCAAGTACATCAAGTCCGTCGAGACCAATTGCGGCTCCCACACCCACACGCTGGTGCCGGGCGAGCGCGACATCTACCTCTACGTGGCCTCCTACTCCCCGAACGAGGCGTTCCCCGACTGCCAGCCGCCGCACGACGGCATCTCCGTGATCAAGGTCCCGAAGAAGAACCCGACGCAGGCCGCGGTCGTCGCCTTCCCCGTCCTCTTCCCGGACGGCGGCAACCCGGGCGCGCCCACCAACCCCGGTGTCACCAAGACCACCGGCTGCCACGACATCACCGTGCTGCCGTCGAAGAAGCTGGCCGCCGGCGCCTGCATGGGCGACGGCATCCTCTTCGACATCAGCAAGCCCGAGCAGCCGCGGGTCATCGACCGGGTGCAGGACAACGTGAACTTCGCGTTCTGGCACTCGGCGACCTTCAACGAGAAGGCCGACAAGGTGGTGTTCACCGACGAGCTGGGCGGCGGTGGCGGCCCCACCTGCAACGAGGCCACCGGCCCGAACCGCGGCGCCGACGGCATCTACGACATCACCGGCCGCGGCGACCAGCGCAAGCTCGTCTTCCGCAGCTACTTCAAGATCCCGCGCATGCAGGCCGACACCGAGAACTGCGTGGCCCACAACGGCTCGCTGATCCCGGTCGGCGGCGGCCGCGACATCATGGTCCAGGCCTGGTACCAGGGCGGGGTCTCGGTGTGGGACTTCACCGACTCCGCCCGGCCCAAGGAGATCGGCTACTTCGAGCGCGGCCCGCTCACCACCGACCAGCTCGGCCTCGGCGGGTCCTGGTCGGCGTACTACTACAACGGCCACATCTACTCGAACGACATCGCCAAGGGCCTCGACGTGCTGCGGATCGACGACTGGCGCACCGAGGGCGCGAAGTGGGTGCGGATGGACCGGCTCAACGTGCAGACCCAGCCCGAGTACCACTGA
- a CDS encoding NADH:flavin oxidoreductase/NADH oxidase has translation MSAAPLAPATPAAGVPAAFAALFAPLTLRSVTVPNRVWMAPMCQHVAEASGPDAGVAHAWHFAHYAARAVGGAGLILQEATAVSPEGRISPYDLGIWNDTQAEALRPITAFIKAQGAVPGIQIAHAGRKASTGRPWEGGRYVGPEADGWLPSAPSPAPFAEGDPVPNELTTAEIREITGQFAAAARRALAAGYEVVEIHGAHGYLIGQFLSGESNRRTDAYGGSFENRARFALEVVDAVRAVWPEELPLFFRVSATDWLEESGWTPEDTVRLAGLLRAHGVDLLDVSTGGMAPKADIPVGPGYQVPFAAEVKARTGLPVAAVGLITEPEQAGKILADGQADAVLLGRELLRDPYWARRAAAELGAGVRVPTPYHRAW, from the coding sequence ATGAGTGCTGCCCCGCTCGCCCCCGCGACCCCTGCCGCCGGCGTTCCCGCCGCCTTCGCCGCCCTCTTCGCACCCCTCACCCTGCGCTCGGTCACCGTCCCGAACCGGGTGTGGATGGCGCCGATGTGCCAGCACGTCGCCGAGGCCTCCGGCCCGGACGCGGGCGTGGCCCACGCATGGCACTTCGCGCACTACGCCGCCCGCGCGGTGGGCGGCGCGGGCCTGATCCTGCAGGAGGCCACCGCCGTCTCCCCGGAGGGCCGGATCTCCCCGTACGACCTCGGCATCTGGAACGACACCCAGGCCGAGGCGCTGCGCCCGATCACCGCGTTCATCAAGGCCCAGGGCGCCGTCCCGGGCATCCAGATCGCGCACGCCGGCCGCAAGGCCTCGACCGGCCGCCCCTGGGAGGGCGGCCGCTACGTCGGCCCCGAGGCGGACGGCTGGCTGCCGAGCGCCCCGAGCCCGGCGCCGTTCGCCGAGGGCGACCCGGTGCCCAACGAGCTGACGACCGCCGAGATCCGCGAGATCACCGGCCAGTTCGCGGCCGCCGCACGGCGCGCGCTGGCCGCCGGCTACGAGGTCGTCGAGATCCACGGCGCCCACGGCTACCTCATCGGCCAGTTCCTCTCCGGCGAGAGCAACCGGCGCACCGACGCGTACGGCGGCTCCTTCGAGAACCGGGCCCGCTTCGCCCTCGAAGTCGTCGACGCCGTACGGGCGGTGTGGCCCGAGGAGCTGCCGCTGTTCTTCCGGGTCTCCGCCACCGACTGGCTGGAGGAGTCCGGCTGGACCCCCGAGGACACGGTCCGGCTGGCCGGACTGCTCCGGGCGCACGGGGTGGACCTGCTGGACGTGTCCACCGGCGGGATGGCCCCGAAGGCGGACATCCCCGTGGGGCCGGGCTACCAGGTGCCGTTCGCGGCCGAGGTCAAGGCCCGGACCGGCCTCCCGGTGGCCGCCGTCGGGCTGATCACCGAGCCGGAGCAGGCCGGGAAGATCCTGGCCGACGGGCAGGCGGACGCCGTCCTGCTGGGCCGCGAGCTGCTGCGCGACCCGTACTGGGCCCGCCGCGCGGCCGCCGAACTCGGCGCCGGGGTCAGGGTGCCCACGCCGTACCACCGCGCCTGGTAG
- a CDS encoding TetR/AcrR family transcriptional regulator has product MSPRSASVNEELRRRSRERLLQATVDLVAEHGYEATTLGDIADRAGTARGLVSYYFPGKRQLLQSAVHRLMHRTLDAALEREPRSDDGRERLARAVDAILGLARDQPLLMRTHMAGILQAEGFVQCPEQQRLAELLRDTVTRYGSADVDTDYPLLRALLMGAVVAVLLPGAPMPLARLRAELFQRYGLDWELGVPPDGGPPGGTFPSRD; this is encoded by the coding sequence ATGTCCCCGCGCAGCGCATCGGTCAATGAAGAATTGCGCAGACGTTCCCGGGAGCGGCTGCTCCAGGCCACGGTCGATCTCGTCGCCGAGCACGGCTACGAGGCCACGACGCTCGGCGACATCGCCGACCGGGCGGGCACGGCCCGCGGCCTGGTCTCGTACTACTTCCCGGGCAAGCGGCAGCTGCTGCAGTCGGCGGTGCACCGGCTGATGCACCGCACGCTGGACGCGGCCCTGGAGCGGGAGCCGCGCAGCGACGACGGCCGCGAGCGGCTCGCCCGCGCCGTCGACGCGATCCTCGGGCTCGCCCGGGACCAGCCGCTGCTGATGCGGACCCACATGGCGGGCATCCTGCAGGCCGAGGGGTTCGTCCAGTGCCCGGAGCAGCAGCGGCTGGCGGAGCTGCTCCGGGACACGGTCACGCGGTACGGCTCGGCGGACGTGGACACCGACTACCCGCTGCTGCGGGCGCTGCTGATGGGCGCGGTGGTCGCGGTCCTGCTGCCGGGAGCTCCGATGCCGCTGGCACGGCTGCGGGCGGAGTTGTTCCAGCGGTACGGGCTGGACTGGGAGCTCGGCGTTCCGCCGGACGGCGGACCGCCCGGCGGAACGTTTCCCTCAAGAGACTGA
- a CDS encoding DUF305 domain-containing protein, with protein MDMAKGLLGRTAGTVLAAGMLLAVAGCRGGDGDNGAKDGGAAVIAPGRPGEKARTLSPEEAAARQPDDKPNAADRAYVQHMIEHHRQALTMSALAPERASADGVKRLAERIAAAQQPEIRAMENWSARYPAPSGAPAGHDHGAMPGMATEQQLKQLTEAEGADFDRLFLTLMTAHHEGAVKMAGEALAAGNNGAVEEMANEVVATQTAEIHRMRAMG; from the coding sequence ATGGACATGGCAAAGGGGTTACTCGGTCGAACCGCCGGGACGGTCCTGGCCGCGGGGATGCTGCTCGCCGTGGCCGGCTGCCGGGGCGGCGACGGCGACAACGGGGCGAAGGACGGCGGGGCGGCGGTCATCGCCCCCGGCAGGCCGGGCGAGAAGGCCCGCACCCTCTCCCCCGAGGAAGCGGCAGCACGGCAGCCCGACGACAAGCCCAACGCGGCGGACCGGGCCTACGTGCAGCACATGATCGAACACCACCGGCAGGCGCTCACCATGAGCGCGCTGGCCCCGGAGCGGGCCTCGGCGGACGGCGTCAAGCGGCTCGCCGAGCGCATCGCGGCCGCCCAGCAGCCCGAAATCCGCGCGATGGAGAACTGGTCGGCCCGCTACCCGGCCCCCTCCGGAGCCCCGGCCGGCCACGACCACGGCGCCATGCCGGGCATGGCGACCGAGCAGCAGCTGAAACAGCTCACCGAGGCCGAGGGCGCCGACTTCGACCGGCTCTTCCTCACCCTGATGACCGCCCATCACGAGGGCGCGGTGAAGATGGCGGGCGAGGCGCTGGCCGCCGGAAACAACGGGGCGGTGGAGGAAATGGCCAACGAGGTGGTGGCCACGCAGACCGCCGAGATCCACCGGATGCGCGCGATGGGCTGA
- a CDS encoding M56 family metallopeptidase has product MMVPAALLLLGVLTAVLAPRLLARAEWPDREPVVALWVWQCVVGAVLLCFALSMVLSAAAAWLSVRGRLFAAAPHGVVDAYALGPTGGPWAVGTALALAGGGLWTGARLTREVLRARARRRARGAELLVRAPLLPGEDPAGARLVVLEGTRPDAWWLPGAAPQLVVTTAALGRLKGSQLDAVLAHEQGHAEARHDWLLHCSRALAGGFPQVPVFAAFEAEMHRLVELAADDVASRRYGRLTIALALVGLNEDRGVFGPYPSPQPHVSERVRRLLSAAPRLSAGRRLRLAALATLVPAVPLVVALMPGLSALT; this is encoded by the coding sequence ATGATGGTCCCCGCCGCACTCCTGTTGCTCGGCGTCCTGACCGCAGTGCTCGCTCCCCGTCTGCTGGCCCGGGCCGAATGGCCCGACCGTGAGCCCGTCGTCGCCTTGTGGGTGTGGCAGTGCGTGGTGGGCGCGGTGCTCCTGTGCTTCGCCCTGTCGATGGTGCTGAGCGCGGCCGCCGCCTGGCTGTCGGTCCGGGGCCGGCTCTTCGCGGCCGCGCCGCACGGGGTGGTCGACGCGTACGCGCTGGGCCCGACCGGCGGCCCGTGGGCCGTGGGCACCGCGCTCGCGCTGGCGGGTGGCGGGCTGTGGACCGGGGCCCGGCTGACCCGGGAGGTGCTGCGGGCCCGGGCCCGGCGGCGGGCGCGGGGCGCCGAGCTGCTCGTACGGGCGCCGCTGCTGCCCGGGGAGGACCCGGCGGGGGCGCGGCTCGTCGTACTGGAGGGAACGCGGCCCGACGCGTGGTGGCTGCCGGGCGCGGCCCCGCAGCTGGTGGTGACGACGGCCGCGCTCGGGCGGCTCAAGGGGAGCCAGCTGGACGCCGTGCTGGCGCACGAGCAGGGGCACGCGGAGGCCCGGCACGACTGGCTGCTGCACTGCTCGCGGGCGCTGGCGGGGGGATTCCCGCAGGTGCCGGTGTTCGCGGCGTTCGAGGCGGAGATGCACCGGCTCGTGGAACTCGCCGCCGACGACGTGGCCTCGCGGCGGTACGGGAGGCTGACGATCGCGCTCGCGCTGGTCGGGCTCAACGAGGACCGGGGGGTGTTCGGGCCCTACCCGAGCCCGCAGCCGCACGTCTCGGAGCGGGTGCGGCGGCTGCTGTCGGCGGCGCCCCGGCTGTCGGCGGGCCGCCGGCTGCGGCTGGCGGCCCTGGCCACGCTGGTCCCGGCGGTACCTCTGGTGGTGGCCCTGATGCCGGGCCTGAGCGCGCTCACCTGA
- a CDS encoding FAD-dependent oxidoreductase, with product MLRVAVVGSGPSGVYAAQTLVQQREVPGIRVDVLDRLPAPYGLVRYGVAPDHEKIKSLQGSLRTVLEDERIRFLGNVEVGGPQLTTERLLELYHAVVYCVGAARDRLLGIPGEELAGVHSATAFVAWYSGHPDAEGEAFDLPGAGSAVVVGAGNVAVDVTRMLARGEPELAPTDMPQPALGALADSGVKSVSMVARRGPSQGKFTTKELRELGTLPGVAAVVDPAELALDPAYADRETAASLPAVARRNLEVLRGWAEQDPGDAGRRIALRFYLRPVEVLGGPDGRVTGMRFERTAPDGRGGVAGTGVYEDIEAQLVLRSVGYQGVPLPGLPFDPAKATVPHAAGRVLRAGRASVGEYVAGWIKRGPTGVIGTNRPCAKETASSLLQDAPALARRELPGDPLDALRAAGLHPVEWPGWLAIEAAEADLGRSLGRRSVKIPDWTGLLAAAATGA from the coding sequence GTGCTTCGTGTCGCCGTCGTCGGTTCGGGCCCCAGCGGGGTCTACGCCGCTCAGACACTCGTACAACAGCGTGAGGTGCCGGGCATCCGCGTCGACGTACTGGACCGGCTGCCCGCGCCGTACGGGCTGGTGCGCTACGGGGTGGCCCCCGACCACGAGAAGATCAAATCGCTGCAGGGCAGCCTGCGCACCGTGCTGGAGGACGAGCGGATCCGCTTCCTCGGCAACGTCGAGGTCGGCGGGCCGCAGCTGACCACCGAACGGCTGCTGGAGCTGTACCACGCGGTGGTGTACTGCGTGGGCGCCGCCCGCGACCGGCTGCTCGGGATCCCCGGCGAGGAGCTGGCCGGGGTGCATTCCGCGACGGCCTTCGTCGCCTGGTACAGCGGGCACCCGGATGCCGAGGGCGAGGCCTTCGACCTGCCCGGGGCGGGCTCGGCGGTGGTCGTCGGCGCGGGCAACGTCGCGGTGGACGTGACGCGGATGCTGGCCCGGGGCGAGCCGGAGCTGGCCCCGACCGACATGCCGCAGCCGGCCCTCGGCGCACTCGCCGACAGCGGGGTGAAGTCGGTGTCGATGGTGGCCCGACGCGGGCCCTCGCAGGGCAAGTTCACCACCAAGGAGCTCCGGGAGCTCGGCACGCTGCCGGGCGTGGCCGCCGTGGTGGACCCCGCCGAGCTGGCGCTCGACCCCGCGTACGCCGACCGGGAAACGGCCGCCTCGCTGCCCGCGGTGGCCCGGCGCAACCTCGAGGTGCTGCGCGGCTGGGCCGAGCAGGACCCGGGCGATGCCGGGCGCCGGATCGCCCTGCGGTTCTACCTGCGCCCGGTGGAGGTGCTGGGCGGCCCCGACGGCCGGGTCACCGGGATGCGCTTCGAGCGGACCGCCCCGGACGGCCGCGGCGGGGTCGCCGGAACGGGCGTGTACGAGGACATCGAGGCGCAGTTGGTGCTGCGCTCGGTGGGGTACCAGGGCGTGCCGCTGCCCGGCCTGCCGTTCGACCCGGCGAAGGCCACGGTCCCGCACGCCGCGGGCCGGGTGCTGCGCGCGGGCCGCGCCTCGGTCGGCGAGTACGTGGCGGGCTGGATCAAGCGGGGCCCGACCGGGGTGATCGGCACCAACCGGCCCTGCGCGAAAGAGACGGCCTCCTCGCTGCTCCAGGACGCGCCGGCGCTGGCCCGGCGGGAGCTGCCGGGCGACCCGCTGGACGCGCTGCGGGCGGCGGGACTGCACCCGGTGGAGTGGCCGGGCTGGCTCGCGATCGAGGCGGCGGAGGCCGACCTCGGGCGCTCGCTGGGCCGCCGCTCGGTGAAGATCCCGGACTGGACGGGCCTGCTGGCCGCGGCGGCCACGGGCGCCTGA
- a CDS encoding glycerophosphodiester phosphodiesterase → MTFLTIGHRGVMGVEPENTLRSFVRAERSGMDVIALDVQLSKDGVLVVLHDAEVDRTTDGAGAVADLTLAALRELDAGQGEHVPAFEEVLDAVRTPLQVSVHDGAAAAALAELVLRRDLNARVEVASVHDGVLAETARLLPGVRSVLRSELSGGAEEVVARALASGARTVALNIRELTLGTVESVHAAGLKVTGWTVNTLQQLRLARALELDGAATDFPEIRSTGRFLA, encoded by the coding sequence TTGACTTTCCTCACCATCGGTCACCGCGGGGTCATGGGTGTCGAACCCGAGAACACCCTGCGGTCGTTCGTCCGCGCGGAACGTTCCGGGATGGACGTCATCGCTCTGGACGTGCAGCTGAGCAAGGACGGCGTGCTCGTCGTCCTGCACGACGCCGAGGTGGACCGGACCACCGACGGCGCCGGGGCCGTCGCCGATCTGACCCTGGCCGCGCTGCGCGAGCTGGACGCCGGCCAGGGCGAGCACGTGCCGGCCTTCGAGGAGGTCCTGGACGCGGTCCGGACCCCGCTCCAGGTGTCGGTCCACGACGGGGCCGCCGCGGCCGCGCTGGCGGAGCTGGTCCTGCGCCGCGACCTGAACGCGCGGGTGGAGGTGGCCTCCGTCCACGACGGGGTGCTCGCCGAGACGGCCCGGCTGCTGCCCGGGGTGCGCAGCGTGCTCCGTTCGGAGCTGAGCGGCGGGGCCGAGGAGGTCGTGGCCCGGGCCCTCGCCTCCGGCGCGCGCACGGTCGCCCTGAACATCCGCGAACTCACCCTGGGCACGGTGGAGTCGGTCCACGCGGCCGGGCTGAAGGTGACCGGCTGGACCGTCAACACCCTGCAGCAGCTGCGGCTGGCCCGGGCTCTCGAACTGGACGGCGCGGCCACCGACTTCCCGGAGATCCGCAGTACGGGCCGGTTCCTGGCCTGA
- a CDS encoding dienelactone hydrolase family protein — protein MTYETVAHEVEIATGGAAPMTAYVARPAGTGRHPAVLVGAELWGLTEDVRGIVRQVAALGYVAIAPNLYHRSGPETATGLAENAANRERAFELLGQLTRDGVEEDLRAAVAHVRTHAQATEQTGVLGFSLGGHIAYFAATRLDLAAAAIFYPGWLPVAGTALSRPEPLLATTGSLAERDVRVLMFFAELDHVIDAEQRTQIAEALTAAGARHEEVVYPGARHAFFFPGREPYDKAAAEDSWARVRDLFAAELGR, from the coding sequence ATGACGTACGAGACCGTTGCACATGAAGTGGAGATCGCGACCGGCGGCGCCGCGCCGATGACCGCATACGTGGCTCGCCCCGCCGGAACCGGACGCCACCCGGCCGTGCTCGTCGGTGCGGAGCTGTGGGGGCTGACCGAGGACGTCCGCGGCATCGTCCGGCAGGTCGCCGCGCTCGGCTACGTCGCGATCGCCCCGAACCTCTACCACCGCTCCGGCCCCGAGACCGCCACAGGCCTGGCCGAGAACGCCGCCAACCGGGAACGTGCCTTCGAGCTGCTCGGGCAGCTGACCCGGGACGGCGTCGAGGAAGACCTGCGGGCCGCCGTCGCCCACGTCCGCACCCACGCGCAGGCCACTGAGCAGACCGGCGTGCTCGGGTTCAGCCTCGGCGGACACATCGCCTACTTCGCGGCCACCCGGCTCGACCTCGCTGCGGCGGCGATCTTCTACCCGGGCTGGCTGCCCGTCGCGGGCACCGCCCTCAGTCGCCCGGAGCCGCTGCTGGCGACCACCGGCTCCCTCGCCGAGCGGGACGTACGGGTACTCATGTTCTTCGCGGAACTGGACCACGTCATCGACGCCGAGCAGCGCACACAGATCGCCGAGGCGCTCACGGCGGCCGGGGCACGGCACGAGGAGGTCGTCTACCCGGGCGCCCGGCACGCCTTCTTCTTCCCCGGGCGCGAACCGTATGACAAGGCCGCCGCCGAGGACTCGTGGGCCCGGGTGCGCGACCTGTTCGCCGCCGAACTCGGCCGGTAG
- a CDS encoding ArsR/SmtB family transcription factor yields MTDTAPTRTLAHPEPAEIRLEAVLHALSDPMRLSIVRDLAVTPDELACSYFVLPVTKSTTTHHFRVLREAGVIRQTYRGTAKMNDLRRAELESLFPGLLDSVLTAAAAEQARRADTA; encoded by the coding sequence GTGACGGATACGGCCCCCACTCGTACGCTCGCCCACCCCGAGCCTGCGGAGATCCGGCTCGAGGCGGTGCTGCACGCGCTGTCGGACCCGATGCGGCTGTCGATCGTGCGGGACCTCGCGGTCACGCCGGACGAGCTGGCGTGCTCGTACTTCGTCCTCCCGGTCACCAAGTCGACTACCACGCACCACTTCCGCGTCCTGCGGGAGGCCGGCGTGATCCGCCAGACCTACCGCGGGACGGCGAAGATGAACGACCTGCGCCGCGCGGAGCTGGAGAGCCTGTTCCCGGGGCTGCTCGACAGCGTGCTCACCGCGGCCGCCGCGGAGCAGGCACGCCGGGCGGACACGGCCTAG
- a CDS encoding wax ester/triacylglycerol synthase family O-acyltransferase has translation MVTEHLSPLDLAFWRIESAAHPMHLGALAVFEAAPQGPAPGPGPGPGPGGGPDAAVRAAALLTARCVAVPGLRRRIHDVLLPIGAAAWSSDADFDPARHVFLVRTGDPQAAAGPLMARPLDRSRPPWEAHVLAGPDPGSFAVLFKFHHALADGLGALALAAMLFDEGPPVRGPARPAPVPQPGGSALRSLPGILAARVQDVGQALEIGASVARAGLPLGVPAALTAVPAQTGTRAVAGLALDLDDVNRIRKVAGGTVNDVLIAMVAGALRRWLVGRGDPAPEGPGPRALMPVSRRRPGGARYGNRLSGYLLRLPLAEPDPLLRLHRVRTGMDRNKEAGPARGAGAVALLADHVHPLGHRLGGPLVAQAARLLFDILVTSVPLPSFTFSLGGSRVREVYPLAPLARGHSLAVAVSTYKGTVHYGLVADAAAVPDLAALAEALRAELDELVREVS, from the coding sequence GTGGTCACCGAGCACCTTTCGCCGCTCGACCTCGCCTTCTGGCGGATCGAATCCGCCGCCCACCCGATGCACCTCGGCGCCCTCGCGGTCTTCGAAGCCGCCCCGCAGGGCCCCGCTCCCGGTCCTGGTCCCGGTCCTGGCCCCGGCGGCGGCCCCGACGCCGCGGTCCGCGCCGCCGCACTGCTCACCGCCCGCTGCGTCGCCGTCCCGGGCCTGCGCCGCCGCATCCACGACGTGCTGCTGCCGATCGGTGCGGCCGCCTGGTCGTCCGACGCGGACTTCGATCCGGCCCGGCACGTGTTCCTCGTCCGCACCGGCGACCCGCAGGCCGCCGCCGGGCCCCTCATGGCGCGGCCGCTGGACCGCAGCCGGCCGCCCTGGGAGGCGCACGTCCTGGCCGGGCCCGACCCGGGCTCCTTCGCGGTGCTCTTCAAGTTCCACCACGCCCTCGCCGACGGGCTCGGCGCCCTCGCGCTGGCGGCCATGCTCTTCGACGAGGGCCCGCCCGTACGGGGTCCCGCGCGGCCGGCCCCCGTACCGCAGCCCGGCGGCTCCGCCCTGCGCAGCCTTCCCGGGATCCTGGCCGCAAGGGTCCAGGACGTCGGCCAGGCCCTGGAGATCGGCGCGTCCGTCGCCCGCGCCGGACTCCCCCTCGGTGTCCCGGCCGCCCTGACGGCCGTCCCGGCGCAGACCGGCACCCGTGCGGTCGCGGGCCTCGCGCTCGACCTCGACGACGTCAACCGCATCCGGAAGGTCGCCGGAGGCACCGTCAACGACGTCCTGATCGCCATGGTCGCGGGCGCACTGCGGCGCTGGCTGGTGGGCCGCGGCGATCCCGCGCCGGAGGGTCCCGGGCCGCGCGCCCTGATGCCGGTCTCCCGTCGCCGGCCGGGCGGCGCGCGCTACGGCAACCGGCTCTCCGGCTACCTGCTCCGGCTGCCCCTCGCCGAGCCGGACCCGCTGCTGCGCCTGCACCGGGTGCGGACCGGCATGGACCGCAACAAGGAGGCAGGACCCGCCCGCGGCGCCGGGGCCGTCGCGCTGCTGGCCGACCACGTCCACCCGCTCGGCCACCGGCTCGGCGGCCCGCTGGTCGCGCAGGCGGCCCGGCTGCTCTTCGACATCCTGGTCACCAGCGTCCCGCTGCCCAGCTTCACCTTCTCCCTCGGCGGCAGCCGGGTCCGGGAGGTCTATCCGCTCGCCCCGCTCGCCCGCGGCCACTCCCTCGCGGTCGCGGTCTCCACCTACAAGGGCACGGTCCACTACGGCCTGGTCGCCGATGCGGCGGCGGTCCCGGACCTGGCCGCCCTCGCCGAGGCGCTGCGCGCCGAGCTCGACGAGCTTGTACGAGAGGTCTCGTAG
- a CDS encoding DUF5134 domain-containing protein has translation MHGPALSLPASLPAWLLVLLCAVSGAYCLRRVRRSGREARGGAAGEALMGFGMAVMAVPSGIGPWGPGVLLAVFCGAALHALWLLRGGVHHAHHLVGSLAMAYMALTMAAGHGHGGGLPPVTGALLLYFAGYVLLGGARLVTAGGGAQPVPGGPQVVPTELTRACRLTMGMGMLTMLLSL, from the coding sequence GTGCACGGTCCCGCGCTGTCCCTTCCCGCCTCCCTCCCCGCCTGGCTGCTCGTGCTGCTGTGCGCGGTGAGCGGTGCGTACTGCCTGCGGCGGGTGCGCAGATCGGGCCGGGAGGCGCGCGGCGGGGCGGCGGGCGAGGCGCTGATGGGGTTCGGGATGGCGGTGATGGCCGTGCCGTCGGGCATCGGCCCGTGGGGGCCCGGGGTCCTGCTGGCCGTCTTCTGCGGGGCCGCGCTGCACGCCCTGTGGCTGCTGCGGGGCGGGGTGCACCACGCCCACCACCTGGTCGGTTCACTGGCCATGGCGTACATGGCGCTGACGATGGCCGCCGGCCACGGGCACGGCGGGGGCCTGCCGCCGGTCACCGGGGCGCTGCTGCTGTACTTCGCGGGGTACGTGCTGCTCGGCGGGGCGCGGCTGGTGACGGCGGGCGGGGGTGCGCAGCCGGTCCCGGGCGGGCCGCAGGTGGTGCCCACGGAGCTGACGCGGGCGTGCCGACTGACCATGGGGATGGGCATGTTGACGATGCTGCTGAGCCTGTGA